A stretch of DNA from Campylobacter gracilis:
GATCGGATCGTCGATCTATGCGAAAACAGCGGCGTCATCCCTGCGGTAAATCAGCTTGAGTGCCATCCGTTTTATCAGCGTGAAGCGTTAAAGCGCGTACTTGATGGCTACGGCATAGCATTTGAATCGTGGGCTAGCTTTGCCGAGGGCAAAAACGATATATTTAAAAATGCCGTGCTAAGCGGTATCGGCGAAAAATATGGTAAAAGCTCGGCTCAGGTTATTTTGCGCTGGTTAATTCAGCGCGGCATCATCGTCATTCCAAAAAGCGTTAAAATCGAGAGGATGAAGCAAAATTTCGACATTTTTGATTTTGCGCTTGCGCCTGATGATATGGCTGCCATCGCTGCGCTGGATACAGGCAAGACGCTGTTTTTTGATCACACAGATCCTGAGCGCGTAAAGTGGCTCGTAAACTGGATGAAGGATAATACGCCAAAACAATAAAAACAAGCCCATTTTTCGATCACGGCAATCCGCAATCTGTCAAAAGGCGGCGATTAAAAGGCGAGAATTTATAAAAATGCGATATTAACTGGCGTAAATTTAAACGCGAAAGAAATTTAATAAAGGAGAAAAACATGGAAAATCAGATTTGGCTTATCACGGCCGCTACGGGCGGCTTTGGGGAGAGTTTGGCAAAATATGCTCTAAGTAGAGGCGATAAGGTCGTCGCTACGTCAAGAACGATGAAGAAATTAAATGAGAAATTCGGCGGCGAGAGTGAGAATTTTTTGCCGTTTGAGTTAAAATTCGAAGGCGATCTGCAAGCTAAATTTAAAGCTCTGATAGAGGCGACGCAGAAAAAATTCGGCCGCATCGATAACCTCGTGAATAACGCCGGATACGGGCTTTTAGGCATAGTCGAGGAGACTGGTGAGGCCGATTTAAGGACACAGTTTGAGATAAACGTCTTTGCGCCGTTTTTACTAACACAGGCTGCGCTTAAACTAATGCGTCCGCAAGCGATAAAAGATGGCGGTAGCGAAGAGAAGGTTGTCGCTCGTATCTTTAATCTAAGCTCGATCGGCGGCTTTCGTACGAGCGGGGCTAGTACGCCTTATTGTATGAGTAAATTTGCTGTTTCCGCGCTTAGCGAGGGGCTAAATTTGGAGTTAAATCAGTTCGGTATCCGCGCGATAAATGTCATGCCAACGGGCTTTAGGACAGAATTTTTAGGCGAGAGCCTCAAAACCGGTGCGGGCGCGATCAAGGACTACAATGAGTTTAGAAGCGCTACTATCGAGAAATTTAAGGCTTACAACGGCAAACAGCCGGGCAACCCGGCGACCTTTGGGCCCGTGATGTTTGAGATCTCGCGCCAGACTATGCCTGCACAGTATCTTTTTATGGGCTCAAGCGCCTTTAAAAACGCCGAGCAAAAAATGGCGCTCGTGATGGCGGATATGAAGGACACAAGAAGCATCGCAGGAGAGGCGATGGACTTTAAGGACGCGACGGAGTCGGCGTTTGATAAGAGAAATAAATAGTTTTACGTTTCGTTAAGTGGCCTACTTTACGAGCGGCTTTGAATGACTTTTACTTTTTGGCGCTCGTCCGCAAGTTGCAAGACAAGCCTTACCAAAAAAGGAGCAAAGATGAAGTTTTTGGATTATTTCAGTAGCTCACGCCGCTTTAAATTTAAACACGACAAAGGAGCAAACGATGGTAAATTTTAACGAGCTTCCGCACGCGGCAAAGCTAAACGGGGCGCTTAGCGATAAACAGCTAGCGCTCGTTAGCGTGGCTGCTTATGCGGCGGCGGGCGATGCGGACAAACTAAAAGGCGCGCTGCAAAATGCTCTAAAAGCAGGGCTTAGCGTGAGCCAAATTAGAGAGGCGCTCTCGCATCAAAGCGCTTACATCGGCTTTCCGATGGGTTTAAACGGATTGATAGTTTTTAATAACCTCGTAAAAGAGCGCGAGGCGGCGGGTATTAAAGACGAAGCCGGCAAAGACGCGAGCCCGGTTGCTGCGGACAGCGATTTTTACGCGCTTGGCGAGCAGACGCAAAAATACATCTTTGGGAGCGATTATTCTGGTACGGTACTTTTTGACGCGCCTGCAGCCGATCACGGACTAAAGGCCTATCTTTTCGGCTATCTTTTTAGCAGGGATAATTTAGGCTTTTTAGAGCGCGAGATTATCACCGTCTCGACACTAGCGGCGTTAAATGGCGTCAATATGCAGCTAAAATCGCACCTAATCGGAGCTAGAAATTTAGGCGTAACAGGCGAGCAATTCGAGAGAATTTTTAAAATTTTAGGTGAATGCGTAGGCGAAGCAAAGGCGCAAAACGCAAGAGATGTTCTAAAAAGTCTTTAGCAGTTTACAAAATTTTAAGCAGCGGTATTTGGCGAAGTTTTAAGGTTGTTGCAGCAAATTCTTGCTACATATTATTTTGCAATATTTAGATAAAATTTAAAAGAAATTCAAGGAGAAAAAATGAGTAAAATTTTAGTTGTTTCGGGTCATACTGACCTTAAAAATTCATTTGCTAATAAGATCATCTTGGATGAGCTAAAAAGGCTTTTGCCGGAGGCGAAATTTGACATACTAAGCGAGAGCTTTATGCAGACTACCGTATAGACGTCGCAGCTGAGCAAGAAAAACTAATAAATGCTGACATAGTCGTGTTTCAATTTCCGTTTTTTTGGTATAGCGTGCCGTCTTTAATGCAAAAGTGGCTCGAGGATGTCTTCGTACACGGCTTTTCACACGGGCGAACGGGCGATAAACTAAGAGGCAAAAAGCTCGTCATCTCCTTTACAAGCGGCGCGCCGGAGGAGATGTATCAAAAAGCTGGCTTGCAAAACTACGAAATTGATGAATTTTTACCGCCGCTAAAACAGACTGCAAATATGTGCGGTATGCAGTTTTCGGGAGTCGTGTATAGCGGCGGACTATCGTATCAGAGCCGTCACGACGAAGAAAAGCTCGCCGTAATGCACCAAAAGGCTATTTTGCATGCAAAACGCGTTGCCGAGCTAGTAAAAAATTTGTAGGAGCAATAATGTATCTAATTAATATAACTTTAAATCAAAATTTAGTGCCATCTTAGCGTGCAGATGAGCTTTTTGCTGCGCGCAGAGCATGGTTTGCCAAAAATTTTGAAGCGAGGAATTTCTTACTTCTTGGCCCATGTCAAGACCGTGAACACGCAGGCATCATCATCGCGCAAGTCGCTAACCGTACGGCGCTGGATGAAATTTTAAAAGAGGATGCTTACTATCCATGTTTGGCAGAGTATGAGGTGCGCGAATTTAAAGCAAATTTGATCAGCGAAAAGATAGCGAACTACAAAGGAAAATAGTAAATTTTTTGGTTACTTGTGCGTATTAAATTTAAACATGTAGTAGTGCATTCAAAGGAGAAATCATGCAAAACACTCAAATTTTAGTTAAAAAAGATGAGCTGTCCGTCTATGACGAGGTGAGCGATAAAATTTTTGCAGGCGGTCTGCCTAAGGTCACGCTGCTTTTCGGCGCAACGCCTTATGCAAACGCAGGAGCAGCGCTAGTGCATTTTCCGCGTGGAGTACGTACGGCATGGCACACGCATCCCGCGGGGCAGAATTTAATCGTAACGAAGGGCAAAATTTACACCGGCACGGCGGACGGCATCGTGCAAATCGCTCGTGCTGGCGATGTAGTGCTCTGTCCGCCTGACGTCAAACACTGGCACGGAGCCGGACTGCAAGAAGACGGCGAGCATATCGCAGTGACCTTTGAAAAGGACGGCAAAAACGTAACGTGGCTGGAGCATCTAAGCGAAGATGAGTATAAAAGCCTCATCGAAAAAGCGGACGCAAAGGACGCGGAGTAGTATCCCCGAGTAGATTTTCGGCATGCTTGCTAAATTTCGCGTGCCGCTGGTGCATTTAAATTTATCCCTCGATGCTAAGCAGATCGCCGAAAATTTCTTTACAATACTGAATGAAACGTTTAGGAATTTTAACGCCGTGGATATCCATGTCGATGACGCTGTCTTGGACTTCAAAAACGATAAGCTCGCTAGTGATTTTCACAGCCTTACAGCCGTTATAGCATATATCGCCATTGCACTCTGCGTATAAGCCGTTATGCGGCGCGTCTGCGTCCTCGTACCGCCCGAGCTTGATCGGTCTTTGGAAAAGCAGATAGTTCTTATAGTCGTACTTATCGTCCGCAAGGCCTATCATATAATAATTCTCGGCACTGTTTTTGGAAGTGGTCACGATACCCGTTTTAAAATTTAGCCTAAACATAAACTCTGCCTTGGCAAAAAGCGGCAAATTTTACCGCTTCAAATCTACACGAGCTGCGCGCCCTGCCCCTTTACGACCTCTCCGATAACGTAGCCGTCGGTGTTAGCAAGCACAAAGTCCGCGTTTTGCTTCGGCGCTACGACGATCATGCCTACGCCCATATTGAACGTCCTCATCATTTCGGCCGGCTCCACTTTTTGCGCGATGATTTTAAAGATCTCAGGCGTACGGATCGCGGCATGCTCGATCTTCGCACCCAGCCCCTCAGGGAATACGCGCGGCAGATTTTCCACGATGCCGCCGCCCGTGATGTGCGCGAGCGCGTGGATCTTGTCTTTTAAATTTAAAAAGTCGCCGACGTAAATCCTAGTCGGCTCCAAAAGCACGTCGATGAGCGTGCGATTGCCTACCTTGTCGTCAAATTTTAGTCCCAGCTCGGCGACCACTTTTCGCGCGAGCGAGAAACCATTTGAGTGTAGGCCGCTGCTAGGAAGCGCGATGAGCACGTCGCCCTCACGGACGAATTTTGAGCGGTCGATCTCGTCCTCTTCGGCGATACCCACGGCAAAGCCTGCAAGGTCGAAGTCGCCTTTCTCATACATAGAGGGCATCTCCGCCGTTTCGCCGCCGATCAGCGCGCAGCGGGCGAGTTTGCAGCCCTCGGCGATGCTTTTTACGACCTCTTTGGCGTCACGGGTCTCGAGTTTCGCCGTCGCATAGTAGTCGAGGAAAAATAGCGGCTCAGCAAAGTTGCAGATGAGGTCGTTTACACACATCGCGACGAGATCCTGCCCCACGCCCTCAAATTTGCGCGCGTCGATCGCGAGTCGCAGCTTTGTGCCCACGCCGTCGGTGGCGCCTAGGATCGCGGGCTTTTTGTAGCCTGCGGGCAGTCTCACCGCGCCTGAAAACGAGCCGATACCGCCCAAAACGTGCGGAGTTTGCGTAGCTTTGACGAACGGTTTTATCGCGTTTACGAAGTCATTTCCCGCGTCTATATCGACGCCAGCGTCTTTGTAGCTTATCAAATTTTATCCTCCAAGATGGTATAATTTCGCAGATTTTAGCTAAAATCGAATAAAAACGCTATAAAGGCTCACCTTGAAATTTAAACACGCAGTCGTCATCACGGGCAGCATCGGCAGCGGTAAGAGCGCGGTTTGCGAGCTGCTTGCTGGGCGCGGATTTGAGACCATCGACGCCGATCAAATTTCGCACTGCGTCCTTGATCACTGCACCGCGCAGGTGGCTGAAATTTTCGGCGCGCAATATGTCGTGCAAAAAGACGCGCAGGCTAAAAATTTGAGTTCGCATGCAGAATCCAACGCCAATTCGGTTGAGGAAATTTTATCCGCCTCCCGCGCTTCAGTGGATCGCAAAAAGCTGGGCGAGCTTGTGTTCAAAAACCCTGCGGAGCTTGCGAAGCTCGAAGCGCTACTGCATCCAAAGATAGCGGCTGAAATTTTATCGCAGGCGCAGGCTTTGGAGGCGAAAGAAAAGATTTATTTCGTCGATATTCCGCTGTTTTTTGAGGGCAAGAGGTATGAGTTTTTTGATAAAGTAGCGGTCGTTTATGCGCCTAAAGATACGCTAATTTCGCGCGTGATGAAGCGAAACGGGCTGGATCATGCCGCCGCAAAGCACCGCGTGGAGCTGCAGATGGATATAGAGCAAAAGCGCGCCATGGCGGACTTTGTGATAGATAACGGAGGCGATCTTGCCGCGCTTAAGACCGCAGTGGAGAGATTTTTAAAAGAGCTAAAAGATAAAATTTAGCCCTTTGCGAGAGAACTCGTAAAATTTCTACGCGAATTAAGATGAGATTAAAAATAAAGGAAAAGGCGATGAGGATCGGTAGCCGCGCCCAAAGCGGCGCTAAATTTCAAAAATTTAAAAGCGCACCGCTTAAAGAGCGATTGAAATTTACGGCGCGAGCGGTTCTGCTCTCTGCGCTGTTTGCGACGGGCGCTGCGGCGGAGATCGACGATCTAAGAAAGAGCTGCGCCGCGGGGAGCGAGATAGATTGTAAAAAACTAAGCCGCGTGATAAATGAGCTGCAGCGCAACTGCGACGCAGGCGGCGAGGAAAACGCGCTAGATTGCGCAAATTTGGGCTATGCATACGACTCAAATAGGAGCTTCAGGCAAGCCGCGCGCTATTACGACAGGGCGTGCAAGCTCGGCGAGCAGAAGGGCTGCGTCTATTTGGGACTGCTCTACAACGACGGGCAGGGGGTAACGCAGGATCGCAAGAGGGCGAATGAGCTTTTCGGCGACGCCTGCAAGAAAAACAGCAGCGAGGGGTGCGCGAGCCTCGCATACAACTATAAAAAGGGGCTCGGCGTCTATCCAGACACGAAAAAGGCGATCGAGCTTTTGATCAAGGCTTGCAAAATGGGGCAGGTAGAGGCGTGCCATAACCTAGGGCTTAGCTACGTTCTTGGCGACGGCGTGAAAAAAGACGCGGACAGGGCTAGGACATTTTTTACGAGGGCTTGCGAGCAAGGACACGCGGATTCATGCGTAAATTTAGGCGTTACGTATTTCAAGGGCGACGGCGGGCAAAAGGATCACGCGCTTGCTGCGAAGTATTTTAGCGAGGCGTGCGAGAAAAGCGATGAGCCGCTAGCCTGCTCAAATTTAGCGTATCAATATAAAAAGGGCTGGGGCGTAGCGAAAGATAAAAAGAGGGCACGCGAGCTTTATGAAAAGGCTTGCAAGCTCGGAAGATTTGATGCTTGCGAGCATTTAAAGGCTATGAGGTAGGCTCTAACATCCATTGTGAAAGGCGCGTAACAAAATGGGCTCACGAAAGAAGATACGTTAGTAAATTGAGTCTTAGTAAAGCCTAGGAATAAGCGATACGCTTAAATTTAGATATAAGTAAAATTTTAATAAAGCGTTAGTGAGCGTTAGTAATTTTAAAAATTTGCGAGGTAGATGATGAAAATTTCAAAATATAATGCGAGCGGAAATGATTTTGTAATATTTACGGATTCAGTTAAGGCGGATAGATCCAAGCTAGCGCGCGAACTATGCGATAGGCGCGATGGAGTAGGTGCCGACGGGCTCATCGTCGTGCTGCCGAAATTTAACGGTATCGAGGGGATAAACTTTGAGTGGGAATTTTACAATAGCGACGGCAGCAGCGCCGATATGTGCGGCAACGGCTCGCGAGCGGTATGCATGTATGCGTATGAAAATTTCTTGGCCGCGCAGAGTATGAAATTCCTAAGTGGCGCAGGCGTAATTAGCGGCGAAATTTTCGGTATTTTCGGCGGAAATTTGAGTGAGAGCATGCGCGGCGAGCTACGCAATGTAAGCTTTGGCGAGATTTTCAATCTGCGTCCTAATGCTCACGCGTTAGTAGCTAACGTAGAGGTAATGTTAACTCGTCCTAAACGCCTAGGCGAAAGCTTTGAAGAAGCAGGGCTAACGTGGTATTTTTATAACACAGGAGTGCCGCACTTAGTAACTTTTGTTAGCGATCTAAATGAGTTTGATGCCGTGCTGGCCCGCGATCTGCGCGAAAAGTATAACGCTAACGTTAATTATGCGTTAGTTCAAAGTCGCCTCGCAAGCAAAATTTTAAAAGTGCGTACCTTTGAGCGTGGCGTAGAGGCAGAAACGCTTGCATGCGGTACAGGGATGGCGGCATGCTTCATCGCAGGCGTCGAAAATATGGGGCTAGCTTCCGACATCCGCGTGATACCTGCAAGCGGCGAAACGCTAAATTTGCGCTTAGGAGATGGAGGTAAAATTTACTTTCGCGGCGACGTTAGGCATACTTTCGATGGCGAATTTATCGGATACGTGGAGTAGACAGGGCGAAATTTCGAGCCGGTTTGCGCGATAATTCGTAAAATTTGTGAGTGTGATTTATGCAAGATTTCGCTTTTCGCTACGTTTGATAAAATAATATATTTGCAATACAGCATTGGAATTTTAAAATTTTATGATGATGAAATTTTGAAATTTACAGGGCATGGTTTGCGTGAGAATTTTAATTTTGAGGTAAAATTTGTCGCATCGTCACAGAATCTAATTCCAAATTTCGGAATTTTATGAAATAAAATTTTAAAATTTTGGTGCGCGAAATTTTACTACTAAGTTTGAAATTTTTTGATTGGATTCTGCACTTGTATTGCGCTAATTTAGGCTTCTGTGGAATTTAAGCGTTATAGCGTTATAAAATTTACGCTCTAGCCCGCTCATTCGGTTTATAAATTTTGCTGCCACCGCAAAAAATCCGCCGTGTTCGCACGAGTGAAATTCTGTCGTATTTGCGCGAGTAAAATCCGCCACTAATAGCAAAAAGTGCGACATCAAGCAAATCCTCGCCGCGGGTAAAATCTGTCAGACGATAAAGGCTGGATTTATAGATGCGGCAATTCTTGAAGCGCGGTAGAATTCGCTAACGACGATAAAAGCATAGTGTGGTTACGGCGAAATTTAAATTTGCGCCCGCCGAATTCTGCCGAGCCGTCATTTTGTCGTTTAAATTTTTAAATTCCATCCGCGTCGGTTTCGCTGAAACTAGGCATAAAATCTGATGATTAACTCTCTGGCGAGCGCTAAAATCACGACGAAAATTATAAATTTTAATAAAGATTTTTGTCGCATCGCAACAAGCATAGCGATGCCGAATAAAACGAGCGCAATGTCTAAAAATGTATCTTTCATGAGCTTATATATATTTTATTTTAGCCAAAATGCCAAGTATGACAAGAAGTATTAT
This window harbors:
- a CDS encoding aldo/keto reductase — its product is MQYLTLNDGNKMPILGFGVFQVDPKETQRCVEDAISVGYRLIDTAQAYFNEESVGAAIKTALAGGLKREELFITTKLWINDTGEERALKAFDASMKKLGLEYLDLYLIHQPYGDIYGSWRAMKRLRDEGRIRSIGVSNFYADRIVDLCENSGVIPAVNQLECHPFYQREALKRVLDGYGIAFESWASFAEGKNDIFKNAVLSGIGEKYGKSSAQVILRWLIQRGIIVIPKSVKIERMKQNFDIFDFALAPDDMAAIAALDTGKTLFFDHTDPERVKWLVNWMKDNTPKQ
- a CDS encoding SDR family NAD(P)-dependent oxidoreductase, which gives rise to MENQIWLITAATGGFGESLAKYALSRGDKVVATSRTMKKLNEKFGGESENFLPFELKFEGDLQAKFKALIEATQKKFGRIDNLVNNAGYGLLGIVEETGEADLRTQFEINVFAPFLLTQAALKLMRPQAIKDGGSEEKVVARIFNLSSIGGFRTSGASTPYCMSKFAVSALSEGLNLELNQFGIRAINVMPTGFRTEFLGESLKTGAGAIKDYNEFRSATIEKFKAYNGKQPGNPATFGPVMFEISRQTMPAQYLFMGSSAFKNAEQKMALVMADMKDTRSIAGEAMDFKDATESAFDKRNK
- a CDS encoding carboxymuconolactone decarboxylase family protein, with amino-acid sequence MVNFNELPHAAKLNGALSDKQLALVSVAAYAAAGDADKLKGALQNALKAGLSVSQIREALSHQSAYIGFPMGLNGLIVFNNLVKEREAAGIKDEAGKDASPVAADSDFYALGEQTQKYIFGSDYSGTVLFDAPAADHGLKAYLFGYLFSRDNLGFLEREIITVSTLAALNGVNMQLKSHLIGARNLGVTGEQFERIFKILGECVGEAKAQNARDVLKSL
- a CDS encoding NAD(P)H-dependent oxidoreductase — encoded protein: MVVFQFPFFWYSVPSLMQKWLEDVFVHGFSHGRTGDKLRGKKLVISFTSGAPEEMYQKAGLQNYEIDEFLPPLKQTANMCGMQFSGVVYSGGLSYQSRHDEEKLAVMHQKAILHAKRVAELVKNL
- a CDS encoding cupin domain-containing protein, which translates into the protein MQNTQILVKKDELSVYDEVSDKIFAGGLPKVTLLFGATPYANAGAALVHFPRGVRTAWHTHPAGQNLIVTKGKIYTGTADGIVQIARAGDVVLCPPDVKHWHGAGLQEDGEHIAVTFEKDGKNVTWLEHLSEDEYKSLIEKADAKDAE
- a CDS encoding Imm10 family immunity protein, with the protein product MFRLNFKTGIVTTSKNSAENYYMIGLADDKYDYKNYLLFQRPIKLGRYEDADAPHNGLYAECNGDICYNGCKAVKITSELIVFEVQDSVIDMDIHGVKIPKRFIQYCKEIFGDLLSIEG
- the purM gene encoding phosphoribosylformylglycinamidine cyclo-ligase, with amino-acid sequence MISYKDAGVDIDAGNDFVNAIKPFVKATQTPHVLGGIGSFSGAVRLPAGYKKPAILGATDGVGTKLRLAIDARKFEGVGQDLVAMCVNDLICNFAEPLFFLDYYATAKLETRDAKEVVKSIAEGCKLARCALIGGETAEMPSMYEKGDFDLAGFAVGIAEEDEIDRSKFVREGDVLIALPSSGLHSNGFSLARKVVAELGLKFDDKVGNRTLIDVLLEPTRIYVGDFLNLKDKIHALAHITGGGIVENLPRVFPEGLGAKIEHAAIRTPEIFKIIAQKVEPAEMMRTFNMGVGMIVVAPKQNADFVLANTDGYVIGEVVKGQGAQLV
- the coaE gene encoding dephospho-CoA kinase (Dephospho-CoA kinase (CoaE) performs the final step in coenzyme A biosynthesis.) codes for the protein MKFKHAVVITGSIGSGKSAVCELLAGRGFETIDADQISHCVLDHCTAQVAEIFGAQYVVQKDAQAKNLSSHAESNANSVEEILSASRASVDRKKLGELVFKNPAELAKLEALLHPKIAAEILSQAQALEAKEKIYFVDIPLFFEGKRYEFFDKVAVVYAPKDTLISRVMKRNGLDHAAAKHRVELQMDIEQKRAMADFVIDNGGDLAALKTAVERFLKELKDKI
- a CDS encoding tetratricopeptide repeat protein, whose translation is MRIGSRAQSGAKFQKFKSAPLKERLKFTARAVLLSALFATGAAAEIDDLRKSCAAGSEIDCKKLSRVINELQRNCDAGGEENALDCANLGYAYDSNRSFRQAARYYDRACKLGEQKGCVYLGLLYNDGQGVTQDRKRANELFGDACKKNSSEGCASLAYNYKKGLGVYPDTKKAIELLIKACKMGQVEACHNLGLSYVLGDGVKKDADRARTFFTRACEQGHADSCVNLGVTYFKGDGGQKDHALAAKYFSEACEKSDEPLACSNLAYQYKKGWGVAKDKKRARELYEKACKLGRFDACEHLKAMR
- the dapF gene encoding diaminopimelate epimerase, with translation MKISKYNASGNDFVIFTDSVKADRSKLARELCDRRDGVGADGLIVVLPKFNGIEGINFEWEFYNSDGSSADMCGNGSRAVCMYAYENFLAAQSMKFLSGAGVISGEIFGIFGGNLSESMRGELRNVSFGEIFNLRPNAHALVANVEVMLTRPKRLGESFEEAGLTWYFYNTGVPHLVTFVSDLNEFDAVLARDLREKYNANVNYALVQSRLASKILKVRTFERGVEAETLACGTGMAACFIAGVENMGLASDIRVIPASGETLNLRLGDGGKIYFRGDVRHTFDGEFIGYVE